One segment of Desmodus rotundus isolate HL8 chromosome 6, HLdesRot8A.1, whole genome shotgun sequence DNA contains the following:
- the TRIB3 gene encoding tribbles homolog 3: protein MRATPLAAPMNAPSRKKQLKLHDDVDTECPTQKQARSGPQPRLPPCPPPLRPPPAAGRAPAVTAASNLGPYVLQGPEEGGRAYRALHCPTGTEYTCQVYPVGEALVVLEPYLRLPPHRHVARPAEVLADAHHLYTFFPRPHGDLRSLVRRGRLPEPEAAGLFCQMAAAVAHCHQHGLVLRDLKLRRFVFTDCERTKLVLENLEDACVLTGPDDSLWDKQACPAYVGPEILSSRASYSGKAADVWSLGVALFTMLAGHYPFQDAEPVLLFSKIRRGTYALPQGLSASARCLVHCLLRREPAERLTALGILLHPWLQENLTPSVLSRAHLWEADQVVPEGPGLEEVEVEEGEREVGLYG, encoded by the exons CAGAAACAAGCTCGAAGtggaccccagcccaggctgcccccCTGCCCACCGCCGCTGAGACCGCCTCCTGCTGCGGGCCGTGCCCCTGCTGTGACCGCTGCCTCCAATCTTGGGCCCTATGTCCTCCAGGGGCCTGAGGAGGGCGGCCGGGCCTACCGGGCCCTGCACTGCCCCACAGGCACCGAATACACCTGCCAG GTGTACCCAGTCGGCGAGGCCCTGGTGGTGCTGGAGCCCTACTTGCGGCTGCCCCCTCACAGGCACGTGGCACGGCCAGCGGAGGTGCTGGCGGACGCACACCACCTTTACACCTTTTTCCCGCGGCCCCATGGGGACCTGCGCAGCCTGGTGCGCCGCGGCCGCCTGCCTGAGCCCGAGGCCGCTGGCCTCTTCTGCCAGATGGCCGCCGCCGTGGCCCACTGTCACCAGCACGGCCTGGTCCTGCGAGACCTCAAGCTTCGTCGCTTTGTCTTCACTGACTGTGAGAG GACAAAGCTAGTGCTGGAGAACCTGGAGGATGCCTGTGTGCTGACTGGGCCAGATGACTCCCTCTGGGACAAGCAGGCATGCCCGGCCTACGTGGGTCCCGAGATCCTCAGCTCACGGGCATCCTACTCAGGCAAGGCGGCGGATGTCTGGAGCCTGGGCGTGGCGCTCTTCACCATGCTGGCTGGCCACTACCCCTTCCAGGACGCAGAGCCTGTCCTGCTCTTCAGCAAGATCCGCCGGGGGACCTAcgccctgcctcagggcctctcgGCCTCGGCCCGCTGCCTGGTCCACTGCCTCCTTCGACGGGAGCCAGCTGAGAGGCTCACGGCCTTGGGCATCCTGCTGCACCCCTGGCTGCAGGAGAACCTGACTCCCTCAGTCCTGTCCCGAGCCCACCTCTGGGAGGCTGACCAGGTGGTCCCTGAAGGGCCGGGGCTGGAGgaagtggaggtggaggagggagaaagggaagtgggCCTATATGGCTAG